GGCCGGCGGCAGCGCCGGCTGCGATATGCCAGACGCCTGGTACGAAATGTTCAGTTGCTACCGCGGCCGCACCGCTTGCGATCAGCACAGCGCCGGTTTCCGATCCCTTCCAGAAGCCTGTGACGAGCACGATGAAGACGGCAGGAAAGGCGAAATCCAGTCCAAGCACCACGGGATCACCAAGGAAAGCGCCGAGCGTCGCGCCCGCAAAGCTCGAAAGCACCCAGGCGAGATAGAAAGGCGCGGCCAGCCCAGCAAACCAAGCAGGCGTGAGCCGGGCAAGGCCGGCGCGGGATTCCGCCATCGCCCAGATCTCATCCGCAAGAAAGAGGCTTGCGAAATAGCGTCTGCGTCTGCCAAAGGCCTGCATCTTGGTGCCGAGCGACGCACTCATCAGCACATGGCGGATATTGACGAGCAGCGCCGCAAAACCGACGCTTGTCCACGAGGCCGGATGCGTCCAGATATCCATTGCCACGAATTGCGAGCCGCCGGCAAAGACCAGTGCGCTCATCAGTGCCGTCTCGACCGGGGAAAGACCTTTTGTGACTGCGACCGCGCCGAAGACGAGGCCGATCGGTATGACGGCGGCGATCAGCGGCGAAATGGCTCGCATGCCCCCCAGGAACTCCGCCCATTTTTCATTCTCATTCATGACAGGATCTCCGATTTGATGCGGAGTTTTCTAGAAAGGAGATGAGTGGCAGTCTTGAACGAAAGTGACTACCGCGCGCGGTATTGGCCGGGCGTCACACCGGTGCGCGCCTTGAAATGCCGGCTGAAATGCGCCTGGTCGGCGAAACCGCATTCAAGAGCAATCTCCGCCGGCTGTCCGCCCGCTTGCAGCTTGCGCCGGGCAACGCGAATACGGATGTCGGTGAGAAAGGCGTGCGGGGTGATGTGGAACTGTTTGCGGAAGGCACGTATCAGATGCGCACGGCTGAGGCCGGCTACGGCGGCGAGTTCTTCAAGTCCGACGTCGGAGGCGTAGTTTTCCATCAGGTAATCGCCGGCGCGCTGCACGGCCGACCGCTCCTGCGTGTCGATGGGCACGATGATCGAGCTGCCGTGATGCCTAAACATGGCTTCTAGCACAAGGAACATGCCCTGGCTGGTTTCCAGTGCACCGGCCCCTGATTCCAGCGCACGGTGCGCCTCATAAAAAGCCTCGGCAAGCCGGGGATCGTGAAGGATCTGCTTGCCGAAGGCGGGCATGCCGCTGAACGTGCGGCCGGTGACATCTTCCAGGATCTCCCGGAAGAGTGACGTATCGGGGTAGATCATCCGGTAGCGATAGCCACCCTCGACAGGCACGCCGTCATGGATTTCGCCGGGATTGATCAGATAGAGATCGCCCGGCCCCGAGCTTTCGCGCGTGCCCCGGATCGTCGCGATCTGGCTGCCGCTTTCGATAGCGCCGATACTGAAGGTCTCGTGGGCATGGGGAGCGAACTCATGCGTCAGGAACGTGGCGCTCAGGCATTCCATGCCGCCGAATCGGTGGTCACGCCAGAATC
Above is a window of Rhizobium etli 8C-3 DNA encoding:
- a CDS encoding AraC family transcriptional regulator, whose protein sequence is MDNISQEQATVAMPLSGAETTRFWRDHRFGGMECLSATFLTHEFAPHAHETFSIGAIESGSQIATIRGTRESSGPGDLYLINPGEIHDGVPVEGGYRYRMIYPDTSLFREILEDVTGRTFSGMPAFGKQILHDPRLAEAFYEAHRALESGAGALETSQGMFLVLEAMFRHHGSSIIVPIDTQERSAVQRAGDYLMENYASDVGLEELAAVAGLSRAHLIRAFRKQFHITPHAFLTDIRIRVARRKLQAGGQPAEIALECGFADQAHFSRHFKARTGVTPGQYRAR
- a CDS encoding AzlC family ABC transporter permease produces the protein MNENEKWAEFLGGMRAISPLIAAVIPIGLVFGAVAVTKGLSPVETALMSALVFAGGSQFVAMDIWTHPASWTSVGFAALLVNIRHVLMSASLGTKMQAFGRRRRYFASLFLADEIWAMAESRAGLARLTPAWFAGLAAPFYLAWVLSSFAGATLGAFLGDPVVLGLDFAFPAVFIVLVTGFWKGSETGAVLIASGAAAVATEHFVPGVWHIAAGAAAGLLAAVASGSRRAEVTQ